In Centropristis striata isolate RG_2023a ecotype Rhode Island chromosome 5, C.striata_1.0, whole genome shotgun sequence, a single genomic region encodes these proteins:
- the LOC131971952 gene encoding putative oxidoreductase YteT, which yields MGQNSSQGARMTESPVRVIVVGAGSRGENYSNFASIHPKRVKVVAVADPRKFACTKLQQQHKIIDENIFEDWPALVEREKFADAVLICTPDRLHKEPAVAFAKKGYHILLEKPMATTAEDCRTIVKACTESGVMLSVGHVLRYDPVIHKIKELIDAGVIGDVMHIQHLEPVGYYHFAHSFVRGNWRNEAESSFALLAKSCHDIDLIHHWAGARRCLKVSSFGSVSHFGKESKPKGAGNRCLDCSIESTCPYSACKIYLDRVKRGHTDWPVSVICPSSFPDIESVTEALKTGPYGRCVYECDNDVCSNQVVNMEFEGGLTAAFSMVAFTEEICKRKTTIYGSKGELSCDGHEVRVFDFLTQRSTKHTANNNVPMAFSTSGHGVADYHLMDAFISAVANNDPSLIRSGPEETLLSHLLVFEAERSRLESRVVDCGDIGQSETPDKHRH from the exons ATGGGACAAAACAG TTCACAGGGTGCCAGAATGACTGAATCCCCTGTCCGTGTCATCGTGGTGGGAGCTGGCAGTCGAGGGGAGAACTACAGCAACTTTGCATCCATCCACCCTAAACGCGTTAAG GTTGTTGCAGTTGCTGATCCAAGGAAATTTGCTTGCACTAAACTTCAACAGCAACACAAAATTATAGATGAAAACATATTTGAAG ACTGGCCCGCTTTAGTAGAAAGAGAGAAGTTTGCTGATGCTGTGTTAATTTGTACACCAGACCGCCTTCATAAG GAACCTGCAGTGGCATTTGCAAAGAAGGGCTACCACATCCTGCTGGAGAAACCAATGGCA ACAACTGCTGAAGACTGCAGGACGATTGTGAAGGCTTGCACTGAGAGTGGCGTGATGCTCTCAGTGGGTCATGTTCTCCGGTATGATCCTGTCATCCACAAGATTAAG GAGCTGATAGATGCTGGCGTCATAGGTGATGTGATGCACATTCAGCACCTTGAGCCG GTTGGGTATTATCACTTTGCTCACTCATTTGTTCGGGGGAACTGGAGGAATGAAGCAGAGAGCTCTTTTGCTCTTTTGGCTAAATCGTGCCATGACATCGACCTAATACATCACTGGGCCGGAGCACGCAG ATGTCTGAAAGTGTCATCATTTGGATCTGTCAGCCACTTTGGAAAAGAAAGCAAG ccaaaaGGTGCTGGAAATCGCTGCCTGGATTGTTCGATAGAGAGTACCTGTCCATACTCTGCATGCAAAATCTACCTGGATAGAGTGAAAAGA GGTCACACTGACTGGCCTGTGTCAGTCATTTGTCCGAGCTCGTTCCCAGACATCGAGTCAGTCACCGAGGCCTTGAAGACTGGACCATATGGCCGCTGTGTCTATGAGTGTGACAATGATGTCTGCAGTAACCAG GTTGTTAATATGGAGTTTGAAGGGGGTCTGACGGCAGCTTTTTCCATGGTGGCGTTCACTGAGGAGATATGCAAGCGAAAAACAACCATATATGGCAGCAAG GGGGAGCTGTCATGTGACGGCCATGAAGTACGTGTCTTTGACTTCCTGACCCAAAGATCCACAAAGCACACGGCCAACAATAACGTCCCCATGGCCTTTAGCACAAGTGGACATGGCGTAGCAGACTACCACCTGATGGATGCCTTTATTTCTGCTGTGGCA aacAACGATCCCTCCCTGATCCGCTCGGGTCCTGAGGAGACGCTGCTGAGCCATTTGCTGGTGTTTGAAGCGGAGCGTTCGAGGCTGGAGAGCAGGGTGGTGGACTGTGGGGACATTGGTCAGAGCGAGACGCCTGACAAACACCGACATTAA
- the LOC131971948 gene encoding outer dynein arm-docking complex subunit 1-like isoform X2, with protein sequence MSRRSSAPRNQLLVDFSETDLNKLQGQYHRTEGAKRAYTKKTKGLIFRDKEEIERLQHEREEHLRSLRVSQSSFNRWTDASVVQDLTAKLACRDRIDEELEAEKAKVASLKDQGHKCFNEMMTRNGELREELKILQVERKQFLHVQSRLEKELHAIQKVISNLRTKCTEAFNASVNIQERQRMLTGQNDKDVTQYIKEKSNLEREMSRSRNFEAFLDIKAVARTHRRKVKYKQLESTELGQEDFEEAIKKILTETEESDLDKLVRNFIQMEEQNYTLLKFVNYQQSEAETIRRQISQLCKERAIFVAEEQRQQEQHQALRKKISIKQEEIEKQLGGYQHRVDVFEKLLDQLKDGVKSLLQISYESSVIQLVSSDGGEDENIVESLRRVENRVNELLALQSFLHFQENVEQWDIDSLSTIAVQLLGKNPPAVNLNTVAATSAPGDDPNVVESVLLEANGPVNRNDLLTLVNKRIQRRRKTD encoded by the exons ATGAGTCGGCGTTCATCTGCTCCCAGAAATCAACTGCTTGTGGATTTCT CTGAAACAGACCTGAACAAACTGCAGGGGCAGTATCATAGAACAGAGGGAGCCAAGCGGGCTTATACTAAGAAAACCAAAGGCCTCATCTTCAGAGACAA AGAAGAGATCGAGAGGCTCCAGCATGAACGTGAAGAGCATTTACGGAGTCTCAGAGTCTCTCAGAGCAGTTTTAACCGTTGGACTGATGCTAGTGTTGTTCAAGACCTTACTGCCAAGTTGGCCTGTAGAGACAGAATAGATGAGGAGCTGGAAGCAGAAAAGGCCAAAGTGGCATCTTTGAAAGATCAG GGTCACAAATGCTTCAATGAGATGATGACCCGGAATGGAGAGTTGAGAGAGGAGCTGAAGATATTGCAGGTGGAGAGGAAACAGTTCCTACATGTTCAGTCTCGACTAGAAAAG GAGCTGCATGCAATTCAGAAGGTTATTAGTAACCTGAGGACTAAATGCACTGAAGCCTTCAATGCCAG TGTGAACATCCAGGAGAGACAGAGGATGCTGACGGGCCAGAATGATAAGGATGTGACTCAGTACATAAAGGAAAAGAGCAACCTTGAGCGAGAAATGTCTCGTTCCAGGAACTTTGAGGCTTTCCTAGACATAAAGGCTGTTGCACGCACTCACCGCAGAAAAG tTAAGTACAAGCAATTGGAGTCTACGGAATTGGGACAAGAGGATTTTGAGGAGGCTATAAAGAAGAtcctcacagagacagaggaaagCGACTTGGACAAACTGGTCAGGAACTTCATACAAA TGGAGGAGCAGAACTACACTTTACTGAAATTTGTCAACTATCAGCAAAGTGAAGCAGAGACCATTCGCAGGCAGATCTCTCAg CTTTGCAAAGAGAGAGCAATCTTTGTGGCTGAGGAGCAGCGGCAGCAGGAGCAACATCAGGCTCTTCGGAAGAAAATTTCCATCAAACAGGAGGAAATTGAGAAACAGCTGGGAGGTTATCAACACCGTGTTGATGTCTTTGAAAAACTACTAGATCAGCTCAAAGATG GTGTTAAATCGTTGCTTCAGATCAGCTATGAGAGCTCTGTGATCCAGTTGGTTTCCTCTGATGGAGGCGAGGATGAAAACATCGTAGAGAGCCTGAGAAGGGTGGAGAACAGAGTCAATGAGCTTCTCGCTCTGCAGTCCTTTCTTCACTTCCAAGAAAACGTTGAACAGTGG GACATTGACAGTCTCAGTACCATTGCAGTGCAGCTCCTGGGAAAGAACCCTCCAGCTGTCAACCTAAACACTGTTGCTGCAACCTCTGCACCTGg GGACGACCCAAATGTGGTGGAGTCAGTGTTGCTGGAGGCAAATGGGCCAGTGAACAGAAATGATCTCCTGACACTGGTCAATAAGAGG ATTCAGAGGAGAAGGAAGACGGACTGA
- the LOC131971948 gene encoding outer dynein arm-docking complex subunit 1-like isoform X1, which produces MSRRSSAPRNQLLVDFSETDLNKLQGQYHRTEGAKRAYTKKTKGLIFRDKEEIERLQHEREEHLRSLRVSQSSFNRWTDASVVQDLTAKLACRDRIDEELEAEKAKVASLKDQILKWERKLAGQKNGQGTTQLTIKLDKGNLQRRTCLIENKLHRGHKCFNEMMTRNGELREELKILQVERKQFLHVQSRLEKELHAIQKVISNLRTKCTEAFNASVNIQERQRMLTGQNDKDVTQYIKEKSNLEREMSRSRNFEAFLDIKAVARTHRRKVKYKQLESTELGQEDFEEAIKKILTETEESDLDKLVRNFIQMEEQNYTLLKFVNYQQSEAETIRRQISQLCKERAIFVAEEQRQQEQHQALRKKISIKQEEIEKQLGGYQHRVDVFEKLLDQLKDGVKSLLQISYESSVIQLVSSDGGEDENIVESLRRVENRVNELLALQSFLHFQENVEQWDIDSLSTIAVQLLGKNPPAVNLNTVAATSAPGDDPNVVESVLLEANGPVNRNDLLTLVNKRIQRRRKTD; this is translated from the exons ATGAGTCGGCGTTCATCTGCTCCCAGAAATCAACTGCTTGTGGATTTCT CTGAAACAGACCTGAACAAACTGCAGGGGCAGTATCATAGAACAGAGGGAGCCAAGCGGGCTTATACTAAGAAAACCAAAGGCCTCATCTTCAGAGACAA AGAAGAGATCGAGAGGCTCCAGCATGAACGTGAAGAGCATTTACGGAGTCTCAGAGTCTCTCAGAGCAGTTTTAACCGTTGGACTGATGCTAGTGTTGTTCAAGACCTTACTGCCAAGTTGGCCTGTAGAGACAGAATAGATGAGGAGCTGGAAGCAGAAAAGGCCAAAGTGGCATCTTTGAAAGATCAG attttaaaatggGAGAGGAAGTTGGCAGGACAGAAAAATGGTCAGGGAACTACACAACTCACTATAAAATTGGATAAGGGAAACTTACAAAGACGCACCTGCTTAATAGAAAACAAACTGCACAGG GGTCACAAATGCTTCAATGAGATGATGACCCGGAATGGAGAGTTGAGAGAGGAGCTGAAGATATTGCAGGTGGAGAGGAAACAGTTCCTACATGTTCAGTCTCGACTAGAAAAG GAGCTGCATGCAATTCAGAAGGTTATTAGTAACCTGAGGACTAAATGCACTGAAGCCTTCAATGCCAG TGTGAACATCCAGGAGAGACAGAGGATGCTGACGGGCCAGAATGATAAGGATGTGACTCAGTACATAAAGGAAAAGAGCAACCTTGAGCGAGAAATGTCTCGTTCCAGGAACTTTGAGGCTTTCCTAGACATAAAGGCTGTTGCACGCACTCACCGCAGAAAAG tTAAGTACAAGCAATTGGAGTCTACGGAATTGGGACAAGAGGATTTTGAGGAGGCTATAAAGAAGAtcctcacagagacagaggaaagCGACTTGGACAAACTGGTCAGGAACTTCATACAAA TGGAGGAGCAGAACTACACTTTACTGAAATTTGTCAACTATCAGCAAAGTGAAGCAGAGACCATTCGCAGGCAGATCTCTCAg CTTTGCAAAGAGAGAGCAATCTTTGTGGCTGAGGAGCAGCGGCAGCAGGAGCAACATCAGGCTCTTCGGAAGAAAATTTCCATCAAACAGGAGGAAATTGAGAAACAGCTGGGAGGTTATCAACACCGTGTTGATGTCTTTGAAAAACTACTAGATCAGCTCAAAGATG GTGTTAAATCGTTGCTTCAGATCAGCTATGAGAGCTCTGTGATCCAGTTGGTTTCCTCTGATGGAGGCGAGGATGAAAACATCGTAGAGAGCCTGAGAAGGGTGGAGAACAGAGTCAATGAGCTTCTCGCTCTGCAGTCCTTTCTTCACTTCCAAGAAAACGTTGAACAGTGG GACATTGACAGTCTCAGTACCATTGCAGTGCAGCTCCTGGGAAAGAACCCTCCAGCTGTCAACCTAAACACTGTTGCTGCAACCTCTGCACCTGg GGACGACCCAAATGTGGTGGAGTCAGTGTTGCTGGAGGCAAATGGGCCAGTGAACAGAAATGATCTCCTGACACTGGTCAATAAGAGG ATTCAGAGGAGAAGGAAGACGGACTGA